TGCCCAAGCGGACCTATGAAATGAAAGATACCGTCTGTGCTACCGCGAAGCCCTCCCATCACAGCTCCTGGTCCTGCCCTGTCCTCTGCCCCACGGCAGGGAGCCCATGCGCAGGCTCACAGGTTGTTTCGCTGGAGCGCCTCGCACAGGTTCTGGTTGGCGTCGGGCTCCTCTGCCAGCACCTCTACCGCCTCCCACTCCCCGGATCGGCTCGACCGTTTGATGGCATCCACGACACTCTGCATGTAGAGCCCGTCCTCGAACGAGGCAGCCATGGAGACCGGGCTGTGGTCCCACGTGCGGCGGTCCCCCTGCCCCTGGAAGGACTGGCGCAGGGCCTGCACCATGTAGACCATGCCCTTCAGGTAGAGCAGCGGGACGTCCTGGGCGCCCTGCTCGGGCAGCCCCGCACCCACGGCCAGCGAGTCCCTCAGCAGCAGCTCCTCGTGCGGGGAAGAGTTTTTCTGCCCGTAAAGGTCCGCACCCCGGGCGACCAGGCGTCCCGCAGAGCCCACCACCATGACCTCGTGCACAAAGGCGCCTGGCATGTTGAAGTTGAGAGTTACTGTGCTGCACACGCCCCCGCCCATGAGcatctggaagaaacagaagtcaTCGCTGGTGACGTGCCGGATGCCACGGATGGCCGCATTCTGCCTCACAAAGGTCTTGAGCAGCCCGTGGACCTTCTCGGCTCTCTGGCCGGTCAGGTGGGTCAGCAGGTCCACAATGTAGGTGCCCATGGTGTGCAGGCCCCCGCCGCCCATGAGCTCATCACAGATCCAGCCATAGTTGGGGCTGAGCAGGCTGCCCGAGTAGACGCGGGCGTCACAAATCATCACGGCGCCCACGTAGTGCTCGGCGATCAGCTGCTTCATGCGCACAAAGGCGGGCAGGAAGCGCAACACATTCCCCACAAGGCTCATCAGCTGAGGGTAGTAGCGTGAGGCTGTCACCATCCGGAAAGCATCCACTGAGGTTGCCGCCTTCTCACAAACCACATTCTTCCCAATACCTGAGAAGAAAACAACAGGAAATCTCAAAGATCCAGGGGGTTCACACTGGGGAAAGAAAACCCACTTCTGGAAGGCAGATGACTCAGGAAAGCTGGCTCTGAGGCTAAGCAGTGGCCTAGGACAAGAGGAAGGTGACTGGCCTGGAAGAAAATGgtacccagggactgagcctggagAAAGAGTTATGGGTTCGAGAAAGAGAAGTTCCTAAAGGGAAATGAAAGGAGTAGAGGCAGAAGGTGCAAAGCAGGAgcgggaggcacagagaggtggtACCATGGTTAGTATTATGTGTCAACCTGGTTAGGTTATGGTGCCCATCAAATACTAGCCTAGACATTGCTGAGAAGATCCCTTTAGATCTAATTAACATTTAAAGCAGTAGATCTTGAATAGAGCAGATTGCCCTCcacaatgtgggtgggcctcaacTCATCAGATGAAggccttgagggaaaaaaaaaaccaactgaaGTTCCCCATAGAGGAAGAAATTCTACCTCTATATTGCCTTTGGAGTCAAGTCTGCAGCATCAACTCTTGCTAGAATTCACATTTGCTCTGTGGATTTTGGAACAACCAGCTCCTACAACCAGATGAgccaatactttaaaataaatctctacCCTCTCTCTCAATATAcatcctgttggttctgtttctctggaaaatacTGCCTAATACAAGTGGGCTGGAGAGGTGGATATGCTTATCTTATGTTCATGCATTTATTAGATCATCAGGTTggggtaagaaaataaaatctatattctAGGTGATGGGCTTGACATTCTCAGCTGTAAT
Above is a genomic segment from Ovis canadensis isolate MfBH-ARS-UI-01 breed Bighorn chromosome 14, ARS-UI_OviCan_v2, whole genome shotgun sequence containing:
- the GFOD2 gene encoding glucose-fructose oxidoreductase domain-containing protein 2, giving the protein MKMLPGVGVFGTGSSARVLVPLLRAEGFTVQALWGKTEEEAKQLAEEMNIAFYTSRTDDVLLHQDVDLVCINMPPPLTRQISVKALGIGKNVVCEKAATSVDAFRMVTASRYYPQLMSLVGNVLRFLPAFVRMKQLIAEHYVGAVMICDARVYSGSLLSPNYGWICDELMGGGGLHTMGTYIVDLLTHLTGQRAEKVHGLLKTFVRQNAAIRGIRHVTSDDFCFFQMLMGGGVCSTVTLNFNMPGAFVHEVMVVGSAGRLVARGADLYGQKNSSPHEELLLRDSLAVGAGLPEQGAQDVPLLYLKGMVYMVQALRQSFQGQGDRRTWDHSPVSMAASFEDGLYMQSVVDAIKRSSRSGEWEAVEVLAEEPDANQNLCEALQRNNL